A DNA window from Siniperca chuatsi isolate FFG_IHB_CAS linkage group LG6, ASM2008510v1, whole genome shotgun sequence contains the following coding sequences:
- the pigc gene encoding phosphatidylinositol N-acetylglucosaminyltransferase subunit C, translating into MGPDSAPGPAVPWQKVLWERQPFPDNYVDQRFLEELRRNEGIRQYCYWAVVKEAGFVGQQLSCVAIFITLWLYMEQGLLPPETLLWTSLVCALLGYGLHQALTSQVESGCEPRTRLADLQSAAIFLSFTFGFSPVLKTLTESVSTDTVYAMSAVMLLAHLVSFPYAHPSPPGSLSLNAALFASVCLASRLPGALHTFAMLSCALMVFALWPCLLQRLRENAPSQFTGVCVGVCIGGVGGLGSQSPGGAVLLALALGSVTLLCPLLLVRLQRHKDNIHGPWDEAEIHEDLSHFLQ; encoded by the exons ATGGGGCCAGACAGTGCCCCAGGTCCAGCCGTGCCCTGGCAGAAGGTGCTGTGGGAGCGCCAGCCGTTCCCTGATAACTACGTGGACCAGCGGTTCCTGGAAGAATTACGGCGGAATGAGGGCATCCGGCAGTACTGCTACTGGGCTGTGGTGAAAGAAGCAGGCTTTGTGGGACAGCAGCTGTCCTGTGTGGCCATTTTTATCACCCTTTGGCTCTACATGGAGCAG GGTCTGCTGCCCCCTGAGACGCTGTTGTGGACCAGCCTTGTCTGCGCACTGCTGGGTTATGGACTGCACCAAGCCTTGACGTCTCAAGTCGAATCAGGCTGTGAGCCCCGGACCCGACTGGCTGACTTACAGAGTGCCgctatttttctttccttcaccTTTGGATTCTCACCAGTTCTAAAGACACTAACAGAGTCTGTGAGCACAGACACAGTGTATGCCATGTCTGCTGTGATGCTGCTGGCCCACCTGGTGTCGTTCCCTTATGCCCACCCCTCACCCCCTGGCAGCCTCTCCCTAAATGCAGCCCTGTTTGCCTCAGTGTGTTTAGCCTCAAGGTTACCTGGGGCTCTGCACACCTTCGCCATGCTCAGCTGTGCCCTGATGGTGTTTGCCCTGTGGCCCTGCCTGCTACAGAGGTTGAGGGAGAATGCCCCTAGCCAGTTTACGggggtgtgtgtgggagtgtgtatCGGAGGGGTGGGTGGTCTGGGGTCCCAGTCACCAGGGGGAGCAGTGCTCTTAGCCTTGGCCTTAGGGAGCGTTACATTGCTCTGCCCCCTGCTGCTAGTGAGGCTGCAGAGACACAAGGACAACATCCATGGACCCTGGGATGAGGCTGAGATTCATGAGGACCTCAGCCACTTCCTTCAATAA